The Dyadobacter subterraneus genome window below encodes:
- a CDS encoding acyltransferase family protein → MTKNYYPSKELIKTSEKIDIIQVLRGIAVVMVIIFHFKDIIKPGGYLRKELDFLFNSGAAGVDLFFVISGFIMVFVTRKSTGGIVYTKNFLLKRVLRIWPLYVVATLVYAIVAAPVIANISLTIVLQILKSIFFIPLSYLDPPYFGYAYLGVGWSLNYEMYFYLLIAISLLSGKYRWLVFAALIILTLVILPLSCENLTFRPMETQNYGSLFINLITNPIIWEFVYGTIIGLLYVTPSSSAIMHRIFKSRTIVITVIVAVMWQYISGFYGGHGPFYWGLSMALLFMALVFYNRGKSIKYPSWLIYLGDISFSVYLWHVPVAVFITNIFSSFSLPQFATGTPAFFLTVSLTLILSHISYQLLEKKMHSFFTAKLKM, encoded by the coding sequence ATGACGAAAAATTACTATCCTTCAAAGGAATTAATTAAGACATCCGAGAAGATCGACATCATTCAGGTCCTTCGTGGGATTGCGGTTGTCATGGTCATTATCTTTCATTTCAAAGACATTATAAAGCCTGGCGGATATCTAAGAAAGGAGCTTGATTTTTTGTTCAATTCAGGAGCTGCTGGCGTTGATCTTTTTTTTGTAATCAGTGGATTTATAATGGTTTTTGTCACCCGAAAATCTACCGGAGGAATTGTTTATACTAAAAATTTCCTTCTGAAAAGAGTTCTCAGAATCTGGCCTCTATATGTTGTCGCCACGCTGGTTTATGCGATAGTCGCCGCCCCGGTTATAGCCAATATATCTCTGACTATTGTTTTACAAATTCTGAAAAGTATTTTCTTTATTCCCCTAAGTTATCTTGATCCTCCATATTTTGGCTATGCCTATCTCGGTGTTGGATGGAGCCTTAATTATGAAATGTATTTTTATTTATTGATTGCAATTTCTTTACTATCAGGCAAATATCGCTGGCTTGTTTTTGCTGCGCTAATTATATTGACATTGGTGATTTTACCATTGTCTTGCGAAAATCTTACATTCCGACCTATGGAAACTCAGAATTATGGATCGTTATTTATCAATTTGATTACCAATCCTATTATCTGGGAATTTGTTTACGGAACAATAATCGGACTTCTTTACGTTACGCCTTCCTCATCGGCGATAATGCACAGAATTTTCAAATCGCGAACAATCGTGATCACGGTTATTGTTGCAGTTATGTGGCAGTATATTTCCGGATTTTATGGAGGTCATGGTCCATTTTACTGGGGACTTTCTATGGCGCTCCTTTTTATGGCTCTGGTTTTTTACAACCGCGGAAAATCAATTAAATATCCGTCCTGGCTTATTTATCTGGGCGATATTTCTTTCTCGGTGTATTTGTGGCACGTTCCGGTGGCCGTATTTATTACTAATATTTTCAGCTCATTTTCTCTTCCCCAATTTGCTACGGGCACCCCGGCATTTTTCCTGACAGTTTCTCTTACGCTTATTCTATCTCACATTTCTTACCAGTTACTGGAAAAAAAAATGCATTCCTTTTTTACGGCAAAACTTAAAATGTAA
- a CDS encoding alpha/beta hydrolase: MPYKYCIRLLIIVITTSIFFSCASTSQPNPGEAGTDPMDTIAFPFPDTTAFAVINKTDSILGNSLRFGEVDIFPEAALESKTGIYNKANNYTGQTLNLNFSFLAPANDTLKKRPFVLFVHEGAFLYGTLDNEMGKAKYFAQKGYATAAINYRLGFNGGSESNICGSTKQELIRTVYRAVQDTYAALFYFTSNAETLGIDVSQIFLAGSSAGNITISSLAYMKESDFEVLDPGIIKLLGALDPHQTAKRFKLRALLTSLGYGLLKGSSFSAATAKPTIFFQRTGDNVLPYENGSLFFCTSYPMISGAKTTSDQLVTFKIPFELNYEVETGHVLSFPETYISKRYALFIKRFWKKDYRQIISEKYTVISDKKIN, translated from the coding sequence ATGCCTTACAAATACTGTATTCGTTTATTAATTATAGTAATAACGACTTCCATTTTTTTCTCCTGCGCTTCAACAAGCCAGCCAAATCCTGGTGAAGCAGGAACGGATCCAATGGATACCATTGCTTTCCCTTTTCCTGATACAACAGCTTTTGCAGTCATCAATAAAACGGATAGCATTTTAGGGAATTCTCTGCGGTTTGGCGAAGTAGATATTTTTCCGGAAGCAGCTTTAGAAAGCAAAACAGGAATTTATAATAAAGCCAACAACTATACCGGTCAAACGCTTAATCTTAATTTTTCATTTCTCGCGCCTGCCAACGACACGCTGAAAAAACGCCCTTTCGTTCTTTTTGTCCATGAAGGTGCTTTTTTGTATGGAACACTGGATAATGAGATGGGAAAGGCAAAATATTTTGCGCAAAAAGGATATGCAACTGCCGCAATAAATTACCGTTTAGGATTTAACGGAGGAAGTGAATCCAATATTTGCGGTAGTACAAAACAGGAGCTTATCCGTACAGTTTACCGGGCAGTTCAGGATACTTATGCTGCTTTGTTTTATTTTACAAGTAATGCTGAAACGTTGGGCATCGATGTTTCGCAGATATTTCTTGCCGGAAGCAGCGCCGGAAATATTACTATTTCTTCGCTCGCATACATGAAGGAATCTGATTTTGAAGTGTTAGATCCCGGAATTATAAAGTTATTGGGTGCCCTGGATCCGCACCAGACAGCCAAAAGATTTAAATTGAGAGCTCTGCTGACTTCACTGGGATATGGTTTATTAAAGGGAAGCAGCTTTTCAGCCGCTACCGCCAAGCCAACCATATTTTTCCAGCGGACAGGCGATAATGTGTTGCCTTATGAAAACGGTTCTCTGTTTTTTTGCACATCTTATCCTATGATTTCCGGTGCGAAAACGACTTCCGATCAGCTTGTGACTTTTAAAATTCCTTTTGAACTTAACTATGAAGTTGAAACCGGACATGTGTTGAGTTTTCCGGAAACGTACATTTCAAAGCGTTATGCATTGTTCATAAAACGGTTTTGGAAAAAGGATTACAGACAGATCATCTCTGAAAAATACACTGTTATTTCAGATAAAAAGATAAACTAA
- a CDS encoding glycosyltransferase family 2 protein yields the protein MDVSIIIINYRTPQLIINCLTSIYQYTYGVKFEIIVVDNDPENGGKNIVLEKYPEINWIDMEYNSGFGRANNAGMKAAKGRYFLILNADTLVTDNVIGRCMQRMEQQKEISAAGALQQYADGSAMPFYKSFNEFHKTFFILPPSGIIDRILNKLYPEPIYNNPGQCDWLVGAFIFVRREAAELSGRFDEDFFMYGEDVEWSGRLAKQGQLRYFNDCTFIHLENDNPFRRTSISWINRFSTQMQVSNMLWLRKQYGVGAYLLMILHYISMIPVLFLWKMLFSIKQKKNPFGHLKTQIIFTRKTMVLLHYFWPTLFAKRRLYKIKPSENIDLLTIS from the coding sequence ATGGATGTGTCCATTATTATTATCAATTACCGTACTCCGCAACTCATTATTAATTGCTTAACATCCATTTATCAATATACATACGGCGTTAAATTCGAAATAATTGTAGTAGATAATGATCCCGAAAACGGGGGAAAAAATATTGTATTGGAAAAATATCCTGAAATAAACTGGATAGATATGGAATACAATTCGGGATTTGGAAGAGCAAATAATGCAGGAATGAAAGCTGCAAAAGGCCGGTATTTTCTGATCTTAAATGCTGATACACTTGTGACAGACAATGTGATAGGCCGCTGCATGCAAAGAATGGAGCAACAAAAAGAGATATCAGCAGCCGGCGCTTTGCAACAATATGCGGATGGCAGCGCAATGCCTTTTTATAAAAGCTTTAACGAATTTCATAAAACCTTTTTCATTTTGCCGCCAAGCGGTATTATTGACCGTATTTTAAACAAATTATATCCCGAACCAATATATAATAATCCGGGTCAGTGCGACTGGCTTGTCGGTGCTTTTATTTTTGTAAGACGCGAAGCAGCCGAACTTTCAGGAAGATTTGACGAAGATTTTTTTATGTATGGTGAAGATGTGGAGTGGTCCGGCCGGTTAGCTAAACAAGGTCAATTACGCTATTTCAACGATTGTACTTTTATCCATCTCGAAAACGATAATCCGTTTCGCCGGACAAGTATTTCCTGGATTAACCGGTTCAGCACACAAATGCAGGTTTCCAATATGCTTTGGCTCAGAAAGCAGTATGGTGTTGGCGCATATCTGCTGATGATACTGCATTATATTTCGATGATACCGGTACTTTTCTTATGGAAGATGCTTTTCAGCATCAAACAAAAGAAAAATCCATTCGGGCATTTAAAGACACAGATAATTTTCACACGTAAAACCATGGTTTTACTGCATTATTTCTGGCCGACTCTTTTTGCCAAAAGGCGTTTGTATAAAATTAAACCTTCCGAAAATATAGATTTACTCACCATATCATGA
- a CDS encoding glycosyltransferase encodes MNVSQRKKILFFTPYATRTGSEMLIYYILKYLDRSKFEAGLVCFSKGELINDLPSDIPVFIAPGTFSFSQKIAFHMGFHPIHRAIKKVSKDFQADLWYVNTVMLTDVIKIAKELHIPVISHIHELSAMYSQVSSHDFETVINDSDLLVGCSDIVCRCLEESGGKSVKRLYPFVDLEEIAPDKEKVRKIRQEWGAGPNDFVWMMSGTSSERKGFDLLPDIALKIPETARVHLVWVGSLSKDGLVYWTKKRCEQLKNVTVHLIGPQKEDYYSYMEAADGFMLTSRQEPFGMVLVEAAWLGKPIVSFASGGPTEFITPGLGTIVPNLDIPLFAESILQWNNKISSFDKEFSRQKALTHSVEKGVSQWQTIIENFTTDKNI; translated from the coding sequence ATGAATGTTAGCCAACGAAAAAAAATACTCTTTTTCACCCCTTATGCCACGCGTACGGGTTCTGAAATGTTAATTTATTACATACTTAAATATTTAGACCGAAGTAAATTTGAAGCAGGACTTGTTTGTTTTTCAAAGGGGGAATTGATTAATGATCTGCCTTCCGACATTCCTGTTTTTATCGCTCCCGGCACTTTTTCTTTTTCCCAGAAAATCGCTTTTCACATGGGTTTTCATCCAATCCATAGGGCGATAAAGAAAGTTTCCAAGGATTTCCAGGCTGATCTATGGTACGTTAATACAGTTATGCTGACTGACGTGATCAAGATTGCAAAAGAATTACACATTCCCGTTATTTCTCATATTCATGAACTTTCTGCCATGTACTCCCAGGTTAGCAGTCATGATTTTGAAACAGTAATCAACGATTCCGATCTGCTGGTCGGCTGTTCTGATATTGTTTGCAGATGCCTTGAAGAATCCGGTGGAAAAAGTGTGAAGCGTTTATATCCCTTTGTTGATCTGGAAGAAATCGCGCCGGATAAAGAGAAGGTCCGTAAAATCCGGCAGGAATGGGGTGCCGGTCCGAATGACTTTGTCTGGATGATGTCAGGGACTTCTTCTGAAAGGAAAGGATTTGATTTACTGCCTGACATTGCATTGAAAATTCCTGAAACTGCGCGCGTTCATTTGGTCTGGGTGGGCAGTTTGAGTAAAGACGGTTTGGTATACTGGACTAAAAAACGTTGTGAACAGCTTAAAAATGTTACGGTTCATTTGATTGGTCCTCAAAAAGAAGATTATTATTCCTACATGGAAGCTGCTGACGGATTTATGCTCACTTCCCGACAGGAGCCTTTTGGAATGGTTTTGGTTGAAGCAGCCTGGCTAGGAAAACCGATCGTCTCTTTTGCAAGCGGCGGTCCTACCGAATTTATTACACCAGGGCTTGGAACTATCGTGCCAAATCTGGATATTCCGTTATTTGCAGAAAGTATTTTGCAATGGAATAACAAAATTTCGAGCTTTGATAAAGAATTTTCCCGTCAGAAAGCGCTTACGCATAGTGTTGAAAAGGGCGTGTCGCAATGGCAAACTATAATTGAAAATTTCACGACGGATAAGAATATTTAA
- a CDS encoding putative Ig domain-containing protein, with product MNEFLISWIPFRKVGVVIGFITFFIHFNSFGNVLQGDNTRVEAIDPQRYLALLLLNISENESTGPELDLIKMAKQYGLNTVYLTVSWDKVYLNSPTDTPKWTRFDDQVKLATSLGMKVAIRIHLGRHTTRYENFWKAQNGSVDNFGKILNSGYHDTSFGFDQQDIVKKGADFVKEVTQRYKYLQTQKSLLFIAVTNTPTQESGYPAWNLTDEIENAAVFDYSPTMISGFRTWLSTNYKKIDRLNYLWGTSFKSFDQVYAPSANWDPHLSFGQRAGKDWYLYRHIVLKNYINQMIDAVKSVDATIKYVSDFGSAYDLASAGRGTLAYKDLSEKADGIKANDEPGTDHHFSMDILKSEAPADFIVGNEAFYNSSIGFSATAAQINENFANGANFISILVSTTADMQQLESSIRQAGTRWLNTPMQPIIYKDSTGYRLSSAVEKGGSQNVIYNDWSKKAYANPSNPTPVYIRLVEDLLSPEYWADASNHAPYVFRPIPMQIIAVNKDFTFRLPIDTFSDGDGTIVSTRVGTLPAWLKFNSGQLTGKPTTLGDFRILVQGIDDEGASADAYLTIRVESKENTNKPPTVSSNFSNLKVAVNEPFTFTVPKTAFVDSDGTISKVEASELPSWLTFSNGVLSGRPTTTGDNRISFKAYDNQDAFVEIYFNVQVVEPQFLNNLPYITATFPDKYAQVNHPFTFILPSDIFADSDGYISSITVQNRPSWLDFSLNVFSGTPTEEGEYRLIIRAYDNSGGSVETVLVIKVEIPRIRFEIVRGGRAVDQTIVRSLSGNDVLAYDNLPSLLNIYAYGNFEYDQVNFNLNGPYRKISTTSKFPYALFEGETGFAPYVGRYTLTVIASNKDSAVVTNSIQFSISSGDSVNITKDMTEWQFYPNPVQDIFNFKLPDQSALDQFQYSIVYSTGQRMPVSKGFITVQDNLVNMDLTRMGLTSGIYYVRVETDGKLVKQFRVLKK from the coding sequence ATGAATGAATTTTTAATTTCCTGGATTCCTTTCAGGAAAGTTGGTGTGGTGATCGGATTTATTACTTTTTTCATTCATTTCAACTCTTTTGGAAATGTTTTGCAGGGGGATAATACGCGTGTGGAAGCCATTGATCCTCAGCGGTATTTAGCGCTGCTTCTTCTGAACATCTCTGAAAACGAATCGACGGGACCGGAACTGGATCTTATTAAAATGGCCAAACAGTATGGGTTAAATACTGTTTACCTTACCGTTTCGTGGGACAAAGTTTATCTTAATTCACCTACGGATACTCCAAAATGGACACGGTTTGACGATCAGGTCAAACTTGCTACAAGTCTTGGTATGAAAGTGGCTATTCGCATTCACCTGGGAAGACATACTACACGCTACGAGAATTTCTGGAAGGCTCAGAACGGGTCCGTTGATAACTTTGGTAAAATACTTAACTCCGGATATCACGATACATCTTTTGGCTTTGACCAGCAGGATATTGTAAAAAAAGGAGCTGATTTCGTAAAAGAAGTTACGCAGCGCTACAAATATCTTCAGACTCAAAAAAGTTTGCTTTTTATTGCCGTTACTAACACGCCTACCCAAGAATCAGGTTATCCTGCCTGGAATCTGACCGATGAAATAGAAAATGCTGCTGTATTCGATTATTCTCCAACCATGATATCAGGTTTTCGTACCTGGCTAAGCACAAATTATAAGAAAATTGACAGGCTGAACTATCTCTGGGGAACATCTTTCAAATCTTTTGACCAGGTTTATGCACCTTCCGCCAATTGGGACCCGCACCTTTCTTTTGGGCAACGCGCTGGAAAAGACTGGTATTTATACAGACATATTGTCCTCAAAAATTACATCAATCAAATGATCGATGCGGTAAAGTCTGTTGATGCCACAATAAAATATGTTTCCGATTTCGGGTCGGCTTATGACCTTGCATCTGCCGGAAGAGGAACACTTGCTTATAAAGATCTGAGCGAAAAAGCGGATGGTATCAAAGCAAACGATGAACCGGGCACAGATCACCATTTTTCAATGGATATATTAAAAAGTGAAGCGCCTGCCGATTTCATTGTAGGCAATGAAGCTTTTTACAATTCTTCAATAGGATTTAGCGCAACGGCAGCCCAGATCAACGAAAATTTTGCAAATGGAGCAAATTTCATTTCAATTCTGGTTTCGACAACAGCTGACATGCAGCAGCTTGAATCTTCTATAAGACAGGCAGGCACGCGCTGGCTTAATACGCCCATGCAGCCCATCATTTATAAAGATTCAACCGGGTATCGGTTATCATCTGCTGTGGAAAAAGGCGGTTCTCAAAATGTGATTTATAACGATTGGTCAAAAAAGGCCTATGCAAATCCATCGAATCCAACACCGGTTTATATCAGACTCGTTGAAGATTTGCTAAGCCCTGAATATTGGGCCGATGCTTCCAATCACGCACCCTACGTTTTCAGACCAATTCCGATGCAGATTATTGCTGTGAATAAAGATTTCACTTTCAGACTTCCTATTGATACATTTTCGGATGGTGATGGTACAATTGTAAGCACACGGGTGGGTACCTTACCCGCATGGCTCAAATTTAATTCCGGACAATTAACAGGAAAACCAACGACGCTCGGAGATTTCAGAATTTTGGTGCAGGGTATAGACGATGAAGGTGCGTCGGCCGATGCATATCTGACAATCCGTGTTGAAAGCAAGGAAAACACCAATAAACCACCGACAGTCAGCAGTAATTTCTCAAACCTGAAAGTTGCCGTAAATGAACCATTCACATTTACAGTTCCGAAAACTGCGTTTGTAGACAGCGACGGCACGATATCAAAAGTAGAAGCAAGTGAATTGCCTTCATGGCTTACCTTTTCAAACGGAGTTCTTTCGGGCAGACCAACAACAACCGGAGATAACAGAATTTCATTTAAAGCGTACGATAACCAGGATGCTTTTGTAGAAATTTATTTCAATGTCCAGGTGGTAGAACCGCAGTTTTTGAACAACCTTCCTTATATCACGGCAACATTTCCAGATAAATATGCCCAGGTAAACCATCCGTTTACGTTCATTTTACCTTCGGATATTTTTGCCGATAGTGACGGATATATATCTTCAATCACGGTTCAAAACAGGCCTTCCTGGCTGGATTTTTCACTCAATGTTTTTTCAGGAACACCTACCGAAGAAGGGGAATACAGATTGATTATCAGGGCTTACGATAATTCCGGCGGATCTGTCGAGACGGTTTTGGTTATAAAAGTAGAAATTCCACGCATTCGCTTTGAAATCGTAAGGGGAGGCCGCGCCGTTGACCAGACAATCGTTCGGTCACTTAGCGGAAATGATGTATTGGCTTATGATAATTTACCATCATTATTGAATATTTATGCATACGGAAATTTCGAGTATGATCAGGTTAATTTCAACCTAAACGGTCCATATCGGAAAATATCTACAACGTCCAAATTTCCTTACGCGCTGTTTGAGGGAGAAACCGGATTCGCACCGTATGTGGGCAGATATACGCTAACCGTTATTGCTTCAAACAAGGATTCGGCAGTTGTTACGAATTCAATTCAGTTTAGTATTTCCTCGGGCGATTCTGTCAATATCACAAAGGATATGACCGAATGGCAATTTTACCCAAATCCGGTACAGGACATTTTTAATTTTAAATTGCCTGACCAATCAGCTCTTGACCAGTTTCAATATTCCATCGTTTACAGCACCGGCCAGCGAATGCCGGTTTCAAAGGGATTTATCACAGTCCAGGACAACCTGGTCAATATGGACCTGACCCGCATGGGACTGACTTCCGGCATTTATTATGTCCGTGTGGAAACGGATGGAAAGCTCGTCAAACAGTTCCGGGTTTTAAAAAAATAA
- a CDS encoding acyl-CoA dehydrogenase family protein, with protein MAVAEDKKTSIKGGEFLIKETLASQIFIPEEFNEEQQMIADTCRDFLRTEVWPRLNEIDQAKSPELMSSLMDKAGELGLMGTVVPEEFGGFGMNFNTSMLVAEATGAGNSFSVALSAHTGIGTLPIVYYGDESQKAKYLPKLASGEWKAAYCLTEPDSGSDANSGKTKAKLSEDGKHYVINGQKMWITNCGFADVFIVFAKVVDASGQTDKNLSAFIIEKTFGGITMNEPEHKMGIKGSDTRQIFFNDCLVPVENMLSEQGNGFKIAVNILNIGRIKLAAAALGGSKQVAKQVINYANERKQFGISISNFGAIKHKLAEMAIRMFTTESAAYRVGQNVDDLIITLKEKGLSDAEAKLKALEELAIECAIMKVHGSEVLDYVVDEGVQVYGGMGYSADAPMDRAYRDSRINRIFEGTNEINRLLVVDMLLKRAMKGQLDLMGPAMAVGKEIMSIPDFGFDEDETLFAAEKKVIRNLKKAVLMVAGSAVQKFMTKLSDEQEIIMNLADMVIETYVAESVLLRVEKRINLLGAEANALQKDIAQVYLNEAVEKVNSAGKSAITSFAESDELRVMLMGLKRFTKIEPLNLKDARRRIADALIAKNDYIF; from the coding sequence ATGGCCGTTGCAGAAGATAAAAAAACGTCGATTAAGGGAGGTGAATTTTTGATCAAAGAAACACTCGCATCACAGATTTTTATTCCGGAAGAGTTTAACGAGGAACAACAGATGATTGCAGATACCTGTCGGGATTTTCTGCGTACAGAAGTATGGCCAAGACTGAACGAAATTGACCAGGCAAAAAGTCCTGAACTAATGTCGTCATTGATGGATAAAGCTGGTGAACTTGGGTTGATGGGAACGGTTGTACCGGAAGAATTCGGCGGTTTCGGAATGAATTTCAATACTTCCATGCTTGTTGCAGAAGCTACCGGCGCAGGAAATTCATTTTCCGTTGCGCTTTCGGCACATACAGGAATCGGGACCTTACCAATTGTATATTATGGAGACGAATCACAAAAAGCGAAATATCTTCCAAAACTGGCTTCCGGAGAATGGAAAGCTGCTTATTGTTTAACGGAACCGGATTCAGGTTCTGATGCGAATTCAGGAAAAACAAAAGCAAAACTGAGCGAAGACGGAAAACATTACGTCATAAACGGCCAGAAAATGTGGATAACCAATTGTGGTTTTGCTGATGTTTTTATTGTTTTTGCCAAAGTCGTTGATGCAAGCGGACAAACAGATAAAAATCTTTCGGCTTTTATTATTGAAAAAACCTTCGGCGGAATAACGATGAATGAGCCGGAGCATAAAATGGGAATTAAAGGCTCTGACACACGTCAGATTTTCTTTAATGACTGTCTGGTTCCTGTCGAAAACATGCTTTCCGAACAGGGAAATGGTTTTAAAATTGCCGTTAATATTTTAAATATAGGCCGGATAAAATTGGCTGCTGCTGCACTTGGCGGTTCAAAACAAGTAGCCAAACAGGTTATCAATTATGCCAACGAACGTAAACAATTTGGTATTTCCATTTCAAATTTCGGAGCGATAAAACACAAATTGGCCGAAATGGCCATTCGTATGTTTACGACCGAATCTGCTGCATACCGCGTTGGTCAAAATGTTGATGATCTGATCATTACACTAAAAGAAAAAGGTTTAAGCGATGCGGAAGCAAAACTTAAAGCTTTGGAAGAACTTGCGATTGAATGTGCGATCATGAAAGTGCACGGTTCGGAAGTGTTGGATTATGTGGTGGATGAAGGTGTTCAGGTTTATGGCGGAATGGGTTATTCGGCCGATGCACCAATGGATCGGGCTTACCGTGACAGTCGGATAAACCGCATTTTTGAAGGTACCAATGAAATCAACCGGCTTCTGGTTGTTGATATGCTTTTGAAACGCGCGATGAAAGGTCAGCTAGATCTGATGGGACCGGCGATGGCGGTTGGAAAAGAAATTATGTCCATTCCTGATTTTGGTTTTGATGAAGATGAAACGCTTTTCGCAGCGGAAAAGAAAGTGATCAGAAATCTTAAAAAAGCGGTATTAATGGTAGCAGGTTCTGCCGTTCAGAAATTTATGACCAAACTTTCGGATGAACAGGAAATTATCATGAACCTGGCTGATATGGTTATTGAAACGTACGTGGCTGAATCTGTTTTGCTTCGGGTTGAAAAAAGAATAAATTTATTGGGAGCAGAAGCGAATGCATTGCAAAAAGATATTGCTCAGGTTTATTTGAATGAAGCGGTAGAAAAAGTGAATAGTGCAGGAAAATCTGCCATTACAAGTTTTGCAGAAAGTGATGAACTGCGTGTAATGCTGATGGGTTTGAAACGTTTTACAAAAATTGAACCGTTAAACCTTAAAGACGCACGCCGCCGGATTGCAGATGCCCTGATTGCCAAAAATGATTATATTTTCTAA
- the bshC gene encoding bacillithiol biosynthesis cysteine-adding enzyme BshC, which yields MTVHSVDLRTTGQFPALLLDYLDQKPSLKDFYGTFPTVENTADIIKQRADFSLEKRQTLVRVLEQQYAGQPYLPDFSILLDEKTFTVTTGHQLNIFTGPLYIIYKIVTIINLAKELKETYPEYNFVPVYWMASEDHDFAEIASFHLYGQTHKWKGEHKGAVGRLNPKELHSILKLLPDRPLLFAKAYLENETLSDAVRCYMHELFGKEGLICIDADNADLKRHFLPVIKEELTASSSAEIVIKTTEKLSSLGYHTPLNAREINLFYLVDNLRERIVKEDNLYRVLNTDLVFTEEEIIELADEHPEYFSPNVVLRPLYEEIILPNLAYIGGPSEVPYWLQLKGVFDHYKVTFPMLIPRNFAMYITEQQRKKVEKLEISYEDLFLDEVTLRKKFVETHSTNVLDLDEEKEAFYALFETILDKAIAIDKSMIGAVKAEETRIRHSFEHLEKRLKKAEERNHESEIDQLLALKYKLFPGKSSQERYDNFLNFYLNDPTFIAKLLVSFKPLDFRYNVLIEG from the coding sequence ATGACTGTTCATTCCGTTGATTTGCGTACTACGGGTCAGTTCCCTGCGCTCCTTCTCGATTATCTGGATCAAAAACCTTCGCTTAAAGACTTTTACGGCACTTTTCCTACGGTTGAAAACACCGCAGATATTATAAAACAAAGAGCAGATTTTAGTCTGGAAAAACGTCAGACGCTGGTTAGGGTTTTGGAACAACAATATGCAGGGCAACCCTATTTGCCGGATTTCTCAATTCTTTTAGACGAAAAAACATTTACAGTTACGACCGGTCATCAGCTTAATATTTTTACCGGTCCGTTGTATATCATTTACAAAATTGTAACCATCATTAACCTTGCCAAAGAATTAAAGGAAACTTATCCTGAATATAACTTTGTGCCTGTTTACTGGATGGCCAGCGAAGACCATGATTTTGCAGAAATTGCATCATTTCATTTATACGGACAAACACATAAATGGAAAGGTGAACACAAAGGCGCTGTTGGGAGGCTTAATCCGAAAGAACTTCACAGTATTCTTAAATTACTACCGGACAGACCATTACTTTTTGCAAAAGCATATCTGGAAAATGAAACATTATCCGACGCGGTTCGATGTTATATGCACGAATTGTTTGGAAAGGAAGGATTGATTTGTATCGATGCAGACAACGCCGACCTGAAACGTCATTTTCTACCGGTTATCAAAGAAGAACTTACAGCTTCTTCTTCCGCCGAAATTGTAATAAAAACTACTGAAAAACTTTCTTCACTGGGTTACCATACACCACTGAATGCGCGTGAGATCAATTTATTTTATCTTGTTGATAATCTGAGAGAACGTATTGTTAAAGAAGACAATCTTTACAGGGTTTTAAATACGGATCTGGTATTTACTGAAGAAGAAATCATTGAACTTGCTGATGAACATCCGGAATATTTCAGTCCGAATGTAGTGCTTCGCCCATTGTATGAAGAAATTATTTTGCCAAATCTTGCCTACATCGGCGGTCCTTCGGAAGTGCCTTACTGGTTGCAGTTAAAAGGTGTTTTTGATCATTACAAAGTAACCTTCCCAATGTTGATACCACGGAATTTTGCAATGTATATTACTGAACAGCAGCGCAAAAAAGTTGAAAAACTGGAAATCAGTTATGAAGACCTGTTTCTGGATGAAGTAACATTGAGAAAGAAATTTGTAGAAACACATTCCACAAATGTTTTGGATCTTGACGAGGAAAAAGAAGCCTTCTACGCACTTTTTGAAACCATATTAGACAAGGCAATTGCTATCGACAAATCCATGATAGGAGCTGTAAAAGCAGAAGAAACCCGCATTCGTCACTCCTTTGAACATTTGGAAAAACGCCTTAAAAAAGCAGAAGAAAGAAATCACGAAAGTGAAATTGATCAGCTTCTTGCGTTGAAATACAAACTATTCCCAGGAAAATCTTCGCAGGAACGTTATGATAACTTCCTGAATTTTTACCTGAACGATCCAACATTTATCGCAAAACTTCTGGTATCTTTCAAACCGCTGGACTTCCGATATAATGTTTTGATAGAAGGATAA